The following proteins come from a genomic window of Lolium rigidum isolate FL_2022 chromosome 5, APGP_CSIRO_Lrig_0.1, whole genome shotgun sequence:
- the LOC124658003 gene encoding pentatricopeptide repeat-containing protein At4g01400, mitochondrial-like, whose translation MLPSPPSISPARLHKLVSAQPDPLLALELVTVTSPTTTPHPATLHSLLLRLSRRRDHLPHALALLRRLPSPPTPRLLLPLLLSVLRLRRPPHLFLSTFNTLFVSGPSPLSLHPQLLLRLLSALSSTAAHFPSALHLLRLVSSRLPLPAPLVLASHNLLIEAAARSGHLAVSLSLFHRLRSLHVSPDADTYRMLTQSLCRRGQVRTATTLLDEMLHRGIPADPLAYTTVLNALCRKKQLREAYRLLCLMRGRGVSPDIVHYNTVIAGMCREGRPLDACKVIGDMADSGCVPNVASYAAVVNGLCISGLFGKAETYLEDMVGKGILPHFSVFHSVIKGCCTVGKVEEAARMMNRMLQLGMPPHVETWSSVVRSVCNDEDYVELILLQMMKKCSAART comes from the coding sequence AtgctgccgtcgccgccgtcgatctcGCCGGCGCGGCTGCACAAGCTGGTGTCCGCGCAGCCGGACCCGCTcctggcgctcgagctcgtcACCGTCACTTCCCCGACCACCACGCCGCACCCGGCCACCCTCCACTCGCTGCTCCTCCGCCTCTCACGCCGCCGGGACCACCTCCCGCACGCGCtcgcgctcctccgccgcctgccgTCCCCGCCCaccccgcgcctcctcctcccgctgctcctctccgtcctccgcctccgccgcccgcccCACCTCTTCCTCTCCACCTTCAACACCCTCTTCGTCTCCGGCCCCAGCCCGCTCTCGCTCCACCCGCAgcttctcctccgcctcctctccgccctctcctccaccgccgcccacTTCCCCTCCgcgctccacctcctccggctcGTCTCCTCCCGCCTCCCCCTCCCGGCGCCGCTCGTCCTCGCCTCCCACAACCTCCTCATCGaggccgccgcccgctccggcCACCTCGCCGTCTCGCTCTCGCTCTTCCACCGCCTGCGCTCCCTCCACGTCTCCCCGGACGCCGACACCTACCGCATGCTCACCCAATCCCTCTGCCGCCGCGGCCAGGTCCGCACCGCCACTAccctgctcgacgaaatgctgcaCAGGGGCATCCCCGCCGATCCGCTGGCCTACACCACCGTGCTCAACGCCCTCTGCCGCAAGAAGCAGCTCCGGGAGGCCTACCGGTTGCTGTGCCTCATGCGAGGCCGCGGGGTCTCTCCTGACATCGTGCATTACAACACCGTCATCGCCGGAATGTGCCGTGAGGGGCGGCCACTGGATGCCTGCAAGGTGATCGGGGATATGGCGGATAGTGGCTGCGTTCCGAATGTGGCGTCGTATGCAGCGGTAGTCAATGGATTGTGCATCAGTGGGCTGTTTGGCAAGGCAGAGACTTACTTGGAAGATATGGTGGGTAAAGGGATTCTGCCACATTTTTCAGTGTTCCATTCGGTGATTAAGGGGTGTTGTACAGTTGGCAAGGTAGAGGAGGCTGCACGGATGATGAATCGGATGCTTCAACTTGGTATGCCTCCACATGTTGAGACATGGAGCTCAGTGGTCAGAAGCGTTTGTAACGACGAGGACTATGTTGAGCTGATTTTGTTGCAAATGATGAAAAAATGCAGCGCTGCTCGAACATGA